The Pseudorasbora parva isolate DD20220531a chromosome 19, ASM2467924v1, whole genome shotgun sequence genomic sequence TGCTTCAACGGAAGCCAATTGCGTCATCCATATGTTTTTGCGGTCTATGAACTGGTCGCGTAagcctttgaactgcagaggcactttcatcACTTTTTTCATTAACGGAATATGGAAGGCTTAGTTAATACAAAAAATTGATTTCTGTATATCTGTGTTTAGGCTATATGCTTCATTGTAAATctgttgatcaaataaattaatcATGTCTCTTCAAAAGGCTTTGATTTAGATTAGATCACTCGATTGATAATTTTTACAATGCCTTTGACATTTTTTGGAGGGTCAGAAATCGCTCAggttttataaaaaaagtttttcttttttttggaaTTTGAACACATCTTATACCGTGTCTACACCGGACACAAGCAGCGTGAATAGAATCCATTGTAATAAGGTATGTTGTCTACACTGGACGGTATACAGTGTGACGCAGTATGACAAATCGCAGACAGTAAGCTGATGCCTCTTTCTATTTATGACTTATTCCAATCACTCGTGATACTTCTCATAGGATGGACAAATAGATATGCAAAGGCCATTTTGTCACGTGCGTCAAGTGTGTAACAGCTTCTAGCTGTTGCGACACGTCAATGGTGTAGACACAGAGTTataggtttgaaatgacatgaggatgagtacatGATGACAGGATTTACATTAATGGGTGAATTAGAACTTCTACAGTAAGCggagccttggataaaacaaaCTAAATCACAAATCATAATATTTACATCGATacatatcgtcacatttttacgTCTCGATATAATGATCATTAGTCCCCTAAtacatttcaataaaaatgaaatctCATGTCCATGTGTATCAAAATTgccttttatttaaatgtatttacatttgaaatgtttctCTCCCTTTTGTTTATCAGGAACTCCAGGAATTTTACCCAGGAGACAATGTTTTTGATGCCACAGACTGGTGCAGTTTATCTGATGGCTTTGATGGCCGCTGGAGGAAGAAGGTAAAAGTCACTTTAATAATGTGTTTACTTTACCAAGCAAAAATTATTTAGATAATGAGCATTTCTGAATATTATGTGTTCTTACCAACCTTTCTCCATCCTCAGTGGGAATATCGTACACAAGGATTGTGCTGTACCTTGTGTGAGTTCTCTACAAGATCTTGGCATGCCTACAAAACCCATGTTCAGCGGTACCATGATGAAGAAGAGCGCCTGTGCAAGCTTTCAGCCTGTACTTCCTGCCCGTTTATAGCCCACCCAAGATTGGTCTCCAGGCACCTCAAATTGTTCCACATTGAAGACGCAAAGATAGAAACCCCTCCTGTCCCTCAGCTGCCTCCAAGGGCTGTAAATGGCACCACATTTCAATGCCGAAGATGCCATATACAAGATACTCTTTTGTATAGTGTGAAAAAGCATGTTCTTCTTTATCACTACACTTCCACGTTGAATAAATATGCTGGGCAGAGATCGGAGCGGGAACTTCTGGCTCTAGGAGACAGGTCTCAGAAATTCTACTGCAAAAAGTGTTATGTATCAGCTGAGACTTCCGAACACTTGCTGTATCATCTTCTAACCTCAGAAAAGCACAAGGAGTTGGATGTTCATATAAGAGCTCTAATTTTTGAAACAGACAGTAAGAAACAGTACCCTGCTCTAGCACCGAAAACACAAGGCCCTCCTGCTGTCTTGATGATGAACGAGCCGCCAGCAATGACCAATACAATGGCTGCTGGTGGAATCAAAGGGGTGGAAAGTGGTGGTTCTGCAGTCATTGCTGCCCCAGGAACCAGCCAGGTGTTTCTCCCAACTCAAGCTTCTGCTCTGGTTCAGCTTGCAAGCGCCGAGGCAAAGGGTTTACTGAGGCCTGGAGTCCCAATGGCTTTTCAGAATGCCCAAATCACCAGACCTGCTTTGCCCCCTGCCCCTAGCGGTGTTCCTCAAAACCAGGTGTCTGCCAGAGTAGGCCTACCTAGTCAGTCACAGCTGCAACCTGTTTCCCGCCAAATTGTCCTTCCACCAGGTGTTCGCCTTAATGTACCTGCTGCTAGGCCACCGCCACCTCAGTCCCTTGCAGCTAATCCAAGATTGCCCCTAAATCAACCCACCACTGGAGGCACTATGCTAACTTCCCAATCTCTTCTGAGTCATTTGATCCCCACTGGCAACAAAGTTGATGGTTTGCCTACCTACACTCTTGCGCCTTTGCAGGTCCTATCGGTCCAGGGAAATAACTCCCAAGGAGTCAGCAAACCACCTTTGCCTGCATCTCAGAACAACCCTCCTCCtcagcaaaacaaaataaacagcTCTTTGCCAGCCCCCAAACAAACCAAGAAGTGGATCACGTGTCCTATTTGTAATGAACTCTTCCCCTCTGATATCTATGAGTCCCATCCAGAGGTTCACAAAGAGGCGGCTAAAATGCCCAAGATTGGTCTAGCTGCCCGTGCTCCATTTTTGAAAAAGATGCCAGATAAGACTGTGAAATGCCTGACATGCAAGATTTTGATTTCGGAAAAGGGCGTTTTTGAACACCTGCTTCATGGCATGAACTGCTTGTTTTGTTCTGGGCTCTTCTACTCAATCAAGCAGCTTGTTGACCATATCCAGGTAGAGCATAATGTGAACCGAAAGAGCAACTGTGACTTCATGAGGCGTGAATACAGACTGTATACTGATGATTCAGGGAATCTGCTTTTCCCTTACTTCGACATCAGAACCACAGCTCCTAAACTAATAATGGGTGAAAAAGAGCTCAATCTTGCATTAGTCACAAGCTCCCTGGATCTGATCTTTGTGAAGATGTTGCCCAACAATCCTCAGGCAATTGGGAAGCTGTCCACACCGTGCAAGATGCCCACACCCAATCCTGACAGCACAGAGTGCCCCTTCTGCTCGGAGAAGCTTCTGAACAAGGAATGCTATCAAATGCACCTCAAAGAGAAGCACTTCATTGTGCCTACTCTGCATGCTATACTTAAAACCCCATCGTACAGATGCCTCTACTGTGGTGGTGTGTACACTGGGAAGACCACTACCAAGGCCATCATTGTGCACTTGTCCAAATGCCGCAGTGCACCGAAGAGTCTCAAGGATAGTGATAAACTAACTTCAGGATTAGCTGTTACTCCCAGAGCAAACCGAGCACTTGTGTCATACCCAGCTCATCCAAAACAGATCACTGGACCAACCCCGACTTCAGTTCAAGCCTCTGTTCCTGCCACAAAGCCACTAGAATCCGAGGCGGAGGTGCAAAGCAAGTTGCGCCTGGAAATAGCCTTCAGAGAAGCTATGGAGGCGAATCGAAGAGAACGGGAGGAACGGTTGGCAAGGAAGAGAAAACTCGAGCGAGATAGGTTGGCTGGTCTGACGGTCGCCTCACCTGAAGTAGTAATTGATCCTTCTGTGAAGTTAGCATTGGATCCTGCTGGAATGGAGTTGTGCTCCTTTGAAGAACGGCGCGAGTTTGTCAATAAGTACTTTAATACGCAGCCTTACCCAATCAAGAAGGAGATTATTGCCCTAAGTAGCCGTTTAATGCTTAACAAAACTGACGTTGCTTGCCAGATTGGCACAAAGCGTACCAGATGTCTGAAGAACATACAGAAAACCAAGGCTGTGGTACTTTTAGGTTTCAACATGGCAGAGATGATGAAGCTGAAGCACAATCTCTTCATCCCAGAGATTGAGCCCGAGAAGCTGAGCAATGTGGCAGACACCGAGATGGAGGTCGTCCAAGAGTAGCTTCACAATAAGTAATAAAGACAAGGAGGACTTGCAATGCAAATTTTACTGAGAGCCTGAACTGTTACCTGTTCCGTGAAACAATGCAAAATATGTTCCATTCTCACCAAAACTAGTGTTAAACTGTTAACCAAGTAGAACTTGAGAGAACTTGCTTGTGTTTTGTTTcatattaatcattttaaaGTATAAATCCATAACTTTTCACTGAGACATCACTTCAAGTTCATGTAAAAATAGATGTTTGTAGCCCATTTATAGTTAGggttgaaaacatttgtgtgatttatactttttatattttccaaaCATCACAAACAGTTTTTTGTGACATTTTCTTTATATATTTGTTGGTATGTTTGTGGTTGACCGtttcctttttcttttagaCCATGTATATTTCTATTAATCAATTCCATTTATTgttaaatttaatttctgtcttGCTTGCCTTATACTTTTATAAATATGgtattcaaattattgttttgatcttttttttctttgccaAAATAAGTTTTCTCTTGATATTAATTAATGCTGCTTACCTAAGTGACATCCCAACTAAAGTGTGGAGCTTTGCAGAGGAATTTCATTTGATTGCAGTTCATTTCAATTGTATATGATTGTAAGCATAATAATATCTTGTAGACTCTTTGTTTCCCACTTTATTTCCCTGTTCAGCATTCATTACAGTAAATGACAACATCTAAGCTTACATAATGGAAGCTGTGTAAATAAATTAgagcatataaatatatacatgttcACTTTTTTCAGTTGTATGTTCATGTGTAGTAATGGGCATTGTTAAAAACTCAAATCTACTTGTTATTATCCGAGAGCAACATTTATAAGTTAACTATTATGcagtttatttaaacaaatatttatttacagaACACAAATGGGGATAATAAACATCTTTATTGTTGTGATCATAGGTCTTATTTTGAAGATCTAAAATGTTATCAATGTACATATTTGTTTTCAGACACATTGTTCATGCTGCCAGTTGTGAGATAATCCTTTCATTTTAAAGAGTTTtaggttaaaatgtatttgaatgtaCACTGTAGCTTATATCCCAATACGCTTAAATACGCTTAAATGTCTGGTCTACCAagatatacagctctgaaaaaaatgaagagaccacttaacatggagaaatcaatgttaagtggtctcttaattttttccagaactGTACATTCCTAACAAGATCTACATAGTCTAcattatatacatttcatttacccattcatacacttacatatatatatatttttaaaagtccACGTGggtgttatattaaaatataaacagtCACTGAGAAACTCTGAGATATGTAAAAAAGTGTTGTGACCGTCCCCACTCCTCTACTTTCCAAAAGTATtccagttaaagggatagttcacgcaAATTGGGGTGTCTGGTTGGttacattcttccaaatatcttcctttgtgttgaATTACGGAAATTCATACAAGTTTACAACTTGAGGGTGTGTAAATAATGACGattgtattgtttttggttgaactatccctttaactatcCATTTGCAGTGCAAAATGGgagaaataaacatttagctTAATGCTATGCTAATCTTTATTGAATAATTTATTCAAGGTATAAATATATTACGGGTTTGCTTGCTTACACATTATCCATGCTGCCTATTGCAActacaaaacaaaatgtattttgtcatAAGACAACAGTAGAAACCATTGCAGTGCATATTTGTTCATGATTaaggcctaataataataaatattaatttacagtCTGATTTCCAAATGACCCTATAAATATGTTCCAATAATTAAAACACTACATTTGAGCAGCTTTCTCCAACCCAGCAGAGGGCGATATTAATATCAGTTCACGCATGGTCCACTAGCCGCGGCAGCCGCCGTCGACGTTGTAGCGCTGAAAACCAAGCCGATTTATACAACTAATAAACTCGGAACACACTCTTAATTAGCACAACAAGATCATTTCATCTGTAAGGTAAGGATTGCATTTCCTTTTGAAGTTCATTTCTGTTTTATTGCTCTTATGTTTAACTGTAGAAAACTTAAAATGACGTCTGACAATATGGTCTAGCTAATTGCTAACGAGAATTCCAATGTGTGAA encodes the following:
- the adnp2b gene encoding activity-dependent neuroprotector homeobox protein 2b, translating into MYQFPVRGLEKIRRTRRKVKNILGEFGLEECLNLGQELQEFYPGDNVFDATDWCSLSDGFDGRWRKKWEYRTQGLCCTLCEFSTRSWHAYKTHVQRYHDEEERLCKLSACTSCPFIAHPRLVSRHLKLFHIEDAKIETPPVPQLPPRAVNGTTFQCRRCHIQDTLLYSVKKHVLLYHYTSTLNKYAGQRSERELLALGDRSQKFYCKKCYVSAETSEHLLYHLLTSEKHKELDVHIRALIFETDSKKQYPALAPKTQGPPAVLMMNEPPAMTNTMAAGGIKGVESGGSAVIAAPGTSQVFLPTQASALVQLASAEAKGLLRPGVPMAFQNAQITRPALPPAPSGVPQNQVSARVGLPSQSQLQPVSRQIVLPPGVRLNVPAARPPPPQSLAANPRLPLNQPTTGGTMLTSQSLLSHLIPTGNKVDGLPTYTLAPLQVLSVQGNNSQGVSKPPLPASQNNPPPQQNKINSSLPAPKQTKKWITCPICNELFPSDIYESHPEVHKEAAKMPKIGLAARAPFLKKMPDKTVKCLTCKILISEKGVFEHLLHGMNCLFCSGLFYSIKQLVDHIQVEHNVNRKSNCDFMRREYRLYTDDSGNLLFPYFDIRTTAPKLIMGEKELNLALVTSSLDLIFVKMLPNNPQAIGKLSTPCKMPTPNPDSTECPFCSEKLLNKECYQMHLKEKHFIVPTLHAILKTPSYRCLYCGGVYTGKTTTKAIIVHLSKCRSAPKSLKDSDKLTSGLAVTPRANRALVSYPAHPKQITGPTPTSVQASVPATKPLESEAEVQSKLRLEIAFREAMEANRREREERLARKRKLERDRLAGLTVASPEVVIDPSVKLALDPAGMELCSFEERREFVNKYFNTQPYPIKKEIIALSSRLMLNKTDVACQIGTKRTRCLKNIQKTKAVVLLGFNMAEMMKLKHNLFIPEIEPEKLSNVADTEMEVVQE